One part of the Proteiniborus sp. DW1 genome encodes these proteins:
- a CDS encoding TldD/PmbA family protein — MIEKIKEILSNIKGIDGWKLNEKRVESKELFFIKKELDMNRAKDVHHIKLTVYKDFGEDGKKYRGSSTTLLHPTMNDEEITNAIANALYAASFVKNQYYPLVDPKVEIQPTMENKFSREPLSNWMPRLTEEIFKADKYDKGWINSAELFLDKIKHRILNSEGVDVSYETYRGELEFITNWKEYEEVELYKDILFADYDEKLISESIDEMLKISRDKAIAKPTPVLKDIPVILSGEPVKELFNYYYAQASARLVYEQTSTAKLDRSIQGDEVKGDKVNISLEPYLENSTASAPYDEDGLRLSKVLLYENGVLKRYWGDTRFSHYLGIKPTGNIRNIVVEGGSKTLEEIKDGPYLELKVFSDFQMDTLTGDFAGEIRLGWYNDGEKTVPVTGGSISGNISDVHKEMYLSKETQKINNFSGPKSIKLFNVSIAGVE, encoded by the coding sequence ATGATAGAGAAAATAAAAGAAATATTATCAAATATAAAAGGCATAGATGGATGGAAACTCAATGAAAAAAGAGTAGAATCAAAGGAGTTATTTTTCATAAAAAAAGAACTTGATATGAACAGAGCTAAAGATGTACACCATATTAAGCTTACTGTTTATAAGGATTTTGGTGAAGATGGCAAAAAATACAGAGGTTCATCTACAACCTTATTGCATCCTACTATGAATGATGAAGAAATCACAAATGCAATAGCTAATGCACTATATGCAGCTAGTTTTGTAAAAAATCAATACTATCCATTAGTAGATCCTAAGGTGGAAATTCAGCCTACAATGGAAAATAAGTTTTCAAGAGAACCTTTGTCAAACTGGATGCCAAGACTAACAGAAGAAATATTTAAGGCTGACAAATATGATAAGGGATGGATAAACTCAGCAGAGCTTTTTTTAGACAAGATAAAACATCGAATATTAAATTCTGAGGGAGTAGATGTGTCATACGAAACCTATAGAGGAGAACTTGAATTTATTACAAATTGGAAAGAGTATGAAGAAGTAGAACTCTACAAAGATATACTTTTTGCAGATTATGATGAGAAACTAATAAGTGAATCAATAGATGAAATGCTTAAAATAAGTAGAGACAAGGCTATAGCAAAACCAACACCTGTGCTGAAAGACATTCCAGTAATATTATCTGGAGAACCAGTTAAAGAACTTTTTAACTATTATTATGCTCAGGCATCAGCTCGTTTAGTTTATGAGCAAACATCAACTGCTAAGCTAGACCGAAGTATACAAGGTGACGAGGTAAAAGGAGATAAAGTTAATATTTCTTTAGAACCTTATCTAGAGAATTCTACTGCTTCAGCACCTTATGATGAAGATGGTCTAAGACTTTCAAAAGTTTTACTTTATGAAAATGGTGTCTTAAAAAGATATTGGGGAGATACAAGATTTTCACATTATTTAGGCATTAAGCCAACAGGAAATATTAGAAATATTGTAGTAGAAGGTGGAAGTAAGACTCTAGAAGAAATTAAAGACGGACCTTATTTAGAGCTTAAAGTATTTTCAGATTTTCAAATGGATACACTGACAGGTGACTTTGCAGGAGAAATCAGACTAGGCTGGTATAATGATGGAGAGAAAACAGTACCAGTGACAGGAGGCTCTATTTCAGGAAATATCAGTGATGTCCATAAAGAGATGTACTTATCAAAAGAAACTCAGAAAATAAATAACTTTAGTGGACCAAAATCAATTAAGCTATTTAATGTAAGTATAGCAGGAGTGGAATGA
- a CDS encoding M3 family oligoendopeptidase, giving the protein MDMRWSLKELYPSFESQEFKADMDKLCKKIDEFKEWTELSFNSKENAVEKAEEYIRRMSEFVTLFSKLSSFAHLTASVDAKNEEALKVSDRLSIKYSELTKAFVSYQKWIGSIENLNELFNASDLLKEHEFIIREAANDAKYLLSEKEEIIISKMRNTGSTAWSKLQNMITSTLLVDIELNGEKKQLPLPAVRNLAYEKDPEVRKTAYYAELESYKKIEESSAACLNGIKGEVITTSGLRGYSSPLEETLLKSRMDKETLDAMLAAMKESLPAFRKYFRKKAELLGHSNGLPFYDMFAPMGEVNITFTYDEARDYIVKNFRSFSDELANFADNAFENNWIDAEPREGKRGGAFCSNLRPIQESRIMANFNGSFSNMTTLAHELGHGYHGHCLKNEPILNCSYPMPLAETASIFCETIVVNAALKEASQKEAFGILESSISDAGQVIVDILSRYIFETNLFERRKDSALSVKELKELMINAQKEAYGDGLDHNYLHPYMWINKSHYYSAGRNFYNFPYAFGLLFAKGIYAEYLKRGNDFVPEYNKLLVATGRNNIADVTKMVGIDVRSIDFWRSSLKLVEQDIERFIELADTVK; this is encoded by the coding sequence ATGGATATGAGGTGGAGTTTAAAAGAGCTTTATCCATCTTTTGAATCACAGGAGTTTAAAGCTGACATGGATAAGCTCTGTAAAAAAATTGATGAATTTAAAGAATGGACAGAGCTAAGCTTTAATTCTAAAGAGAATGCAGTAGAAAAAGCAGAAGAGTACATAAGACGCATGTCTGAATTTGTAACTTTGTTTTCTAAATTATCTTCATTTGCACACCTGACAGCTAGTGTAGATGCAAAAAATGAAGAAGCACTTAAGGTGTCAGATAGGTTAAGCATTAAATATTCAGAATTAACAAAAGCTTTTGTTAGCTATCAAAAATGGATTGGAAGCATTGAAAATCTTAATGAATTATTTAACGCATCAGATTTATTAAAAGAGCATGAATTTATAATAAGAGAAGCTGCAAATGATGCTAAGTATCTACTTAGTGAAAAAGAAGAGATTATTATTTCTAAAATGAGAAACACAGGCTCTACAGCTTGGTCTAAGCTTCAAAACATGATAACATCTACACTATTAGTAGATATTGAACTAAATGGAGAAAAAAAGCAGCTACCATTACCAGCAGTAAGAAACTTAGCTTATGAAAAGGACCCTGAAGTGAGGAAAACAGCTTATTATGCTGAGCTTGAGTCATATAAAAAAATTGAAGAATCTTCTGCTGCTTGCTTAAATGGAATAAAAGGCGAAGTAATCACAACATCAGGTCTTAGAGGTTATTCTTCTCCATTAGAAGAAACATTATTAAAATCTAGAATGGATAAAGAAACTCTTGATGCTATGCTTGCTGCTATGAAGGAAAGTTTGCCAGCATTTCGCAAATATTTTAGAAAGAAAGCTGAACTTCTAGGTCATTCAAATGGACTTCCTTTTTATGATATGTTTGCTCCAATGGGAGAAGTAAATATTACATTTACTTATGATGAAGCCAGAGATTATATTGTAAAGAATTTCAGAAGCTTTAGTGATGAACTTGCAAACTTTGCTGATAATGCTTTTGAAAACAATTGGATTGATGCAGAACCTAGAGAAGGAAAACGCGGAGGAGCATTCTGTTCTAATCTTCGTCCAATTCAGGAAAGCCGTATAATGGCAAACTTCAACGGAAGCTTTAGCAATATGACTACACTAGCTCATGAGCTAGGTCATGGATATCATGGTCACTGCTTAAAAAATGAGCCAATTTTAAATTGCAGCTATCCTATGCCATTAGCTGAAACAGCTTCTATTTTTTGTGAAACCATAGTAGTTAATGCAGCATTAAAAGAAGCTTCTCAGAAAGAAGCCTTTGGAATATTAGAATCATCTATTTCAGATGCTGGGCAAGTTATAGTAGATATACTAAGTCGTTATATTTTTGAAACCAATCTTTTCGAAAGGAGAAAAGATAGTGCACTATCCGTGAAGGAATTAAAAGAATTAATGATAAACGCCCAAAAAGAAGCTTATGGAGACGGACTAGACCATAATTATCTACATCCTTATATGTGGATTAACAAGTCCCATTATTATTCTGCAGGAAGAAATTTCTATAACTTCCCATATGCATTTGGTTTACTATTTGCTAAAGGAATTTACGCAGAATATCTAAAGCGTGGCAATGATTTTGTTCCTGAATATAATAAGCTTCTAGTGGCCACTGGAAGAAATAATATTGCAGATGTAACTAAGATGGTAGGCATAGATGTTCGCTCCATAGATTTCTGGAGAAGCTCTTTGAAGCTTGTTGAACAGGATATTGAAAGATTTATTGAGCTTGCAGATACAGTAAAATAG
- a CDS encoding HAD-IIIA family hydrolase has protein sequence MIKIKAIFLDRDGVINDNKKHVNKPEDLIIYEAAKNGIKLLYNEGYMIFVVTNQGGIELGHLTHERLDRIHEKLVAELEPFCKITEIMYCPDFSRESDCRKPKPGMILELAEKYDIDLNNSWMIGDMETDIEAGNSAGCKTAKIGQKSENADINGKDLEEVAYKIVSYKA, from the coding sequence GTGATTAAAATAAAAGCAATTTTCTTAGACAGGGATGGTGTCATCAACGATAATAAAAAGCATGTTAATAAGCCTGAGGATTTAATAATATATGAAGCTGCTAAAAATGGGATAAAGCTACTTTATAATGAAGGTTATATGATTTTTGTTGTGACTAATCAGGGTGGTATTGAACTAGGACATTTAACTCATGAAAGGCTTGATAGGATACATGAAAAATTAGTTGCTGAACTTGAGCCTTTTTGCAAAATAACAGAGATAATGTACTGTCCTGACTTTAGTAGAGAGTCTGACTGTAGGAAGCCAAAGCCTGGTATGATATTAGAATTAGCAGAGAAGTATGACATTGATTTAAATAATAGCTGGATGATAGGAGATATGGAAACAGATATTGAAGCAGGGAATAGTGCAGGCTGTAAAACAGCTAAAATAGGACAAAAAAGTGAAAATGCAGATATAAATGGAAAGGATTTAGAAGAAGTAGCTTATAAAATAGTTAGCTATAAAGCCTAA
- a CDS encoding cysteine-rich small domain-containing protein, which yields MGHNYKFVQNSKCEYFPCHQVKDTEKFNCLFCYCPLYMLKDKCGGNFVYNCDIKDCSKCIIPHSPGGYEYIMSKMEEVIRIGSERD from the coding sequence ATGGGTCATAATTATAAGTTTGTACAAAATTCAAAATGCGAATACTTCCCTTGCCATCAGGTTAAAGATACTGAAAAATTTAACTGCTTATTTTGCTATTGCCCACTTTATATGCTAAAAGATAAATGTGGTGGAAACTTTGTTTATAATTGTGATATAAAGGACTGTTCAAAATGTATTATTCCCCACAGTCCCGGAGGATATGAATACATAATGAGCAAGATGGAAGAAGTGATTCGTATAGGAAGTGAAAGAGACTAG
- a CDS encoding S41 family peptidase, with amino-acid sequence MSRKAPKRRKKTVRRNIIITVSIVLALIILERSYNSMAKFQTIAEETSYYGIIDAKFTYFEKKKDFDYICSVLEEYYPFFKVNERLNDVDWLKNKSKYKRIIRNTENDTEFIAAMNNILNDLNDKNTFILTGDLYKRFYKHYYPKRRDIFHYDRVVARYNFDGTFELDPNNDFIFHNGPVLDTKVLIKDELAYMRIKAMSYYHVEEDYPKIKSFLKEVEDYDKLIIDIRGNEGGFDEYWEKVVGLLIDNVHSAEYYSFFKQKPKSILDSFVISNDKTIKYLAGEVLDQFPPEIKEDFNFYKRNLVSIEPEGDVSFKGKVYLLVDSEVFSAAEKFAAFAKDTGLAKLVGETTGGGMTFDEIPMAYTPYGGYIICYSRELVMNSDGTINMETKTIPHIVVDDTDPNDDFRQDKCIQAVIQDKI; translated from the coding sequence ATGAGCAGAAAGGCACCTAAGAGGAGAAAAAAGACAGTTAGAAGAAATATCATTATTACAGTGTCAATAGTCCTAGCATTAATTATATTAGAAAGAAGCTATAATAGCATGGCTAAGTTCCAAACAATTGCAGAAGAAACTTCTTACTATGGAATAATAGATGCAAAATTTACATATTTCGAAAAGAAAAAGGATTTTGATTACATATGTAGTGTACTAGAAGAATACTATCCTTTCTTTAAAGTAAATGAAAGACTAAACGATGTAGACTGGCTAAAAAATAAAAGTAAGTATAAAAGAATAATTAGAAATACAGAAAATGATACGGAATTTATAGCGGCTATGAACAATATTTTAAATGATTTGAATGATAAAAATACGTTTATTTTAACAGGTGATTTATATAAGCGTTTTTATAAACACTATTATCCTAAAAGACGTGATATTTTTCATTATGATAGAGTAGTTGCAAGATACAACTTTGACGGGACCTTTGAATTAGATCCAAATAATGACTTTATATTTCATAATGGGCCTGTTTTAGATACCAAGGTACTAATTAAAGATGAACTGGCATATATGAGAATCAAGGCTATGTCTTATTACCATGTTGAAGAAGACTATCCTAAGATAAAGAGCTTTTTAAAGGAAGTAGAAGACTACGATAAGCTCATTATAGACATAAGAGGAAATGAAGGTGGCTTTGATGAGTATTGGGAAAAAGTAGTAGGGTTACTAATAGATAATGTGCACAGTGCTGAGTATTATTCTTTCTTTAAGCAAAAACCAAAATCAATACTTGATTCTTTTGTAATTTCTAATGACAAAACAATAAAATATTTGGCTGGAGAGGTACTTGATCAATTTCCACCAGAAATAAAGGAAGACTTTAACTTTTATAAAAGGAACCTAGTTAGTATAGAACCAGAGGGAGATGTGAGTTTTAAAGGTAAAGTATACTTATTAGTAGATAGTGAAGTCTTTTCAGCTGCTGAAAAATTTGCAGCCTTTGCAAAAGATACAGGATTGGCCAAATTAGTTGGAGAGACCACAGGTGGAGGAATGACTTTTGATGAGATTCCTATGGCATATACGCCATATGGAGGATACATAATATGCTACAGTAGAGAGCTTGTTATGAATTCTGATGGTACAATAAATATGGAAACAAAGACTATACCACATATTGTAGTGGATGATACTGATCCGAATGATGATTTTAGGCAGGACAAGTGTATTCAAGCTGTAATTCAAGATAAGATTTAA
- a CDS encoding ArsR family transcriptional regulator, translating to MEYKIEYNRALELIASVYKYGIHKMQQVNWNSKDFQGDSAKGLLDFSPSKDVKEWLNYVDDNVSPFFMNNILFIVSKFPGVLDFCFELVIIEKLNEPQELIEVLKEVNGMDIIHEIFQRYNLDIPLESDNEEIKSVLTNLYSAELASLFIQIKNHSEEFKNEILEVFKIFYELYYLPFEKKVCEFMEKRCMKHNNLFQKDPTYFLNTIGLGDYSKIVAEEKKLRLFVSFFIDLGFVHYYIDDTFIMEFGHYIEPRFNNRLTQEKCKTLFKALSDEKRLEIIKVTSERPWYNKELADYFNLTTATLSYHLNLLLELGILNFEPSISNRYYYTTNKENLKKMLEMAYNEIVG from the coding sequence TTGGAATATAAAATAGAATATAATAGGGCCTTGGAGCTTATTGCTTCAGTGTATAAGTATGGAATTCACAAAATGCAACAAGTTAATTGGAACAGTAAAGATTTTCAGGGGGATTCTGCAAAGGGACTTTTAGATTTTTCACCAAGTAAAGATGTGAAAGAATGGTTAAATTATGTTGATGATAATGTTTCTCCCTTTTTCATGAATAATATATTATTCATAGTTTCTAAGTTTCCAGGAGTTTTAGACTTTTGCTTTGAATTAGTTATAATTGAAAAGCTAAATGAACCTCAAGAATTGATAGAAGTTTTGAAAGAAGTAAATGGTATGGATATAATTCATGAGATTTTTCAAAGATATAATCTAGACATTCCTCTCGAAAGTGATAATGAAGAAATAAAAAGCGTCCTAACAAATCTATATAGTGCAGAATTAGCCTCACTTTTTATACAAATAAAGAATCATTCTGAAGAATTTAAAAATGAAATACTAGAAGTATTCAAGATATTTTATGAACTATATTATCTACCTTTCGAAAAAAAAGTATGTGAATTTATGGAAAAAAGATGCATGAAACATAATAACTTGTTTCAAAAAGATCCTACGTACTTTTTAAATACTATTGGTTTAGGCGATTATTCTAAAATAGTAGCTGAAGAAAAAAAATTGAGGCTGTTCGTTAGCTTTTTCATAGACTTAGGATTTGTTCATTATTATATAGATGATACTTTTATTATGGAATTTGGTCATTATATAGAACCTAGGTTCAATAATAGATTAACTCAAGAAAAATGTAAAACCTTGTTTAAAGCTCTTTCCGATGAAAAAAGGTTAGAAATTATAAAAGTCACTAGTGAGCGTCCTTGGTATAATAAGGAGTTAGCTGATTATTTTAACTTGACTACTGCTACTTTATCTTACCATCTAAATCTACTCCTTGAGCTAGGTATTCTAAACTTTGAACCTAGTATAAGCAACCGTTATTATTATACAACTAACAAAGAAAACTTAAAGAAAATGCTTGAAATGGCTTATAATGAGATAGTAGGCTAA
- a CDS encoding TldD/PmbA family protein has protein sequence MQVSMSRYLQEKKWLLKEIVSELSKSFGYVSVLGTDICGKTYSVYKTGAGISDSEWTERGFVVRVHNGYNYSEYSFNELSEEKLDFLIKTVKDKVHEDIKNLKDKSINMSTYPVIEEEKITDSLFKEVQILPEAVSAEEKIKKMTRIKDEAFTYSSLLVDFRINYGECHVSKVFISKDKDLEQSYIWSQGSLSAVVRKDNNTKFYYDSVAGLKGVEILDEIQHKSKEVVECAEKLLDAKKMTPGEYDVICSPEIAGLIAHEAFGHGVEMDMFVKNRAKAVEFINKEVASHLVTMHDGAAATENVSSYFFDDEGVLGTDTIIIDKGILKTGISDLLSAIRLGTKPTGNGKRESFERKAYARMTNTFFEGGKDKLEDMIASIKEGYLLDCMLSGMEDPKNWGIQCMILLAKEIKDGKLTGNIMSPVIMTGYVPDVLKSISMVSEEVEIFGSGACGKGYKEYVKTADGGPYIRARVRLG, from the coding sequence ATGCAGGTTAGTATGTCAAGGTATTTGCAAGAAAAGAAATGGCTATTAAAGGAGATAGTTTCTGAATTATCTAAGTCTTTTGGTTATGTATCAGTATTAGGAACAGATATATGTGGCAAGACATATTCTGTCTATAAGACAGGAGCTGGTATTAGCGATTCTGAATGGACTGAAAGAGGTTTTGTAGTTAGAGTTCATAATGGATACAACTATTCTGAGTATTCCTTTAATGAGCTTTCAGAAGAAAAATTAGATTTTTTAATTAAGACTGTAAAAGATAAGGTTCATGAAGATATCAAAAATTTAAAGGATAAATCAATTAATATGAGCACTTATCCAGTAATTGAAGAGGAAAAAATTACAGATAGTCTTTTTAAAGAGGTACAAATACTACCAGAAGCAGTAAGCGCAGAAGAAAAGATTAAAAAGATGACTAGAATTAAAGATGAAGCCTTTACATATTCAAGTTTACTAGTGGACTTCAGAATAAACTATGGAGAATGTCATGTATCGAAAGTATTTATTTCCAAAGACAAAGATTTAGAACAATCCTACATATGGAGTCAAGGAAGTCTTTCGGCAGTAGTTAGAAAAGATAATAATACAAAATTCTACTATGATAGTGTAGCAGGCCTAAAAGGTGTTGAGATACTTGATGAGATCCAGCATAAATCAAAGGAAGTAGTAGAGTGTGCCGAAAAACTTTTAGATGCTAAAAAGATGACACCAGGAGAATATGATGTTATTTGTTCACCAGAAATAGCAGGCTTAATAGCTCACGAAGCATTTGGACATGGTGTAGAGATGGATATGTTTGTTAAAAACAGAGCAAAAGCTGTTGAATTTATCAATAAAGAAGTAGCCTCACACTTAGTTACTATGCATGATGGAGCAGCAGCTACTGAAAATGTCTCTTCTTACTTTTTTGATGATGAAGGCGTTTTAGGAACAGATACTATAATAATAGATAAAGGGATATTGAAAACTGGAATATCAGATTTACTTTCAGCTATTAGATTAGGAACAAAACCAACTGGAAATGGTAAAAGGGAATCCTTTGAAAGAAAAGCTTACGCTAGAATGACTAACACTTTCTTTGAAGGGGGCAAGGATAAACTGGAAGATATGATTGCATCTATAAAGGAAGGATATCTTCTAGATTGTATGTTAAGTGGTATGGAGGATCCAAAGAACTGGGGTATTCAATGTATGATACTTTTAGCAAAGGAAATTAAGGATGGAAAGCTAACAGGAAATATCATGTCTCCAGTTATTATGACTGGATATGTGCCGGATGTTTTAAAATCCATCTCTATGGTTTCTGAGGAAGTTGAGATATTTGGTTCAGGAGCTTGTGGAAAGGGCTACAAAGAATATGTAAAAACAGCTGATGGAGGCCCATATATTAGAGCAAGAGTGAGGTTGGGATAA
- a CDS encoding SH3 domain-containing C40 family peptidase: MKLAIVTSTIAPLMLEPKFNTEKIDEALCGMTLEILEELSNGWYYCITGYRYKGYVHDSCISIDTEKTCKWKEEAKNIINHRYVDVLAKPKYQSHIIHNLVKGSRIKLTDETSDVWSKIILPDGRKGWIKSVYISQYLNSFKNIPEEELRNNLVNTALDYMGTQYRWGGKSHLGIDCSGLCSIAYLINGATIYRDAQIKEGYDMREISREELNKGDLIFFPGHVAMYIGGDKYIHSSSKNSGVRINSLNPKHIDYWGELAKTIIKYGSIFKKQLRIND, encoded by the coding sequence ATGAAACTAGCAATAGTAACTAGTACCATAGCGCCTTTAATGCTAGAACCTAAATTTAATACAGAAAAAATAGATGAAGCTTTATGTGGTATGACTTTAGAAATTTTAGAAGAACTTTCTAATGGATGGTATTATTGTATTACTGGCTATAGATATAAAGGATATGTTCATGATAGTTGTATATCCATTGATACTGAAAAAACATGTAAATGGAAAGAAGAAGCAAAAAATATTATTAATCATAGATATGTAGATGTCTTAGCAAAGCCTAAATATCAGTCCCATATTATTCATAATCTAGTAAAAGGCTCTAGAATTAAGCTTACTGATGAGACCTCTGATGTATGGTCTAAGATAATCCTACCTGATGGTAGGAAAGGTTGGATAAAATCAGTGTATATAAGTCAATATTTAAATTCTTTTAAAAACATACCAGAGGAAGAGTTAAGAAATAATTTAGTCAATACTGCCTTAGACTATATGGGAACTCAATACAGATGGGGAGGGAAATCACATCTTGGAATAGACTGCTCAGGCTTATGCTCTATAGCATATTTAATAAATGGAGCTACTATTTATAGAGATGCTCAAATAAAAGAAGGATATGATATGAGAGAAATATCTAGAGAAGAACTAAATAAAGGGGACTTGATATTCTTTCCAGGTCATGTTGCTATGTATATAGGTGGTGATAAATATATTCACTCCTCATCAAAAAATAGCGGAGTACGAATTAACAGCTTAAATCCAAAGCATATTGATTATTGGGGAGAACTTGCAAAGACAATAATTAAGTATGGGAGCATATTTAAAAAACAATTAAGAATCAATGATTGA
- a CDS encoding GNAT family N-acetyltransferase has translation MRTNFIKCDFSELDEFISEYKALLLSPMDSFLEDHISESEHFLITIDNNRAGYFSVHKKELLTQFYLSKEYRYLGQEIFYKVKKVQYINQAFVSTGDEFFLSHALDEYRSIEKQAYFFRDSMKQIKEDKIDKSLSIRVAEHCDIEEIQKNSGKFFDNLNESILNEEIYIVSKDNNIVGFGIMERGTIMKEYTSIGMYTLEAFRQKGIGRNILLMLKEIAYKKNLKPIAGCWYYNHNSKKTLESAGMHSDTRLLKIHY, from the coding sequence ATGAGAACAAACTTTATAAAATGCGATTTTTCTGAATTAGATGAGTTTATTAGTGAGTATAAAGCTCTATTATTATCACCGATGGATTCTTTTTTAGAGGACCACATTAGTGAAAGTGAACATTTTTTAATTACTATAGACAACAATAGGGCTGGCTATTTTTCAGTACATAAAAAGGAATTATTAACACAATTTTATCTAAGTAAAGAATATAGATATTTAGGACAAGAGATTTTTTATAAAGTAAAGAAGGTGCAGTATATAAATCAGGCCTTTGTTTCTACAGGTGATGAATTTTTCCTTTCACATGCATTAGATGAGTATAGGAGTATTGAGAAACAAGCTTACTTTTTTAGAGATTCAATGAAGCAAATTAAAGAGGATAAGATAGATAAAAGTCTTAGTATTAGGGTTGCGGAGCATTGTGATATTGAAGAAATTCAAAAAAATAGTGGAAAATTCTTTGATAATCTGAATGAAAGTATATTAAATGAAGAAATCTATATTGTTAGCAAAGATAATAATATAGTAGGCTTTGGAATTATGGAAAGAGGTACTATAATGAAAGAGTATACCAGTATTGGAATGTATACCTTAGAAGCATTTAGGCAAAAGGGAATAGGAAGAAACATCTTATTGATGTTAAAAGAGATAGCATACAAGAAAAATCTAAAGCCAATAGCAGGTTGTTGGTATTATAATCATAACTCGAAAAAAACACTTGAGAGTGCAGGAATGCACTCAGATACAAGATTGCTGAAAATTCACTACTGA
- a CDS encoding C-GCAxxG-C-C family (seleno)protein, which produces MLRNLLLKGYGNEQRYNCSEKILYGANEVYNLGLGKETMKLAAGFGGGMGIENTCGALAASVMVLSKLFVENIASESDIKEITSEFLNRYKNEMKSVECASLKKDYKNEEKGCHDVIIKAAEILDDIVTERMQG; this is translated from the coding sequence ATGTTGAGAAATTTACTATTAAAAGGATATGGGAATGAACAAAGATACAACTGTTCAGAAAAAATATTATATGGAGCTAATGAAGTCTATAATCTAGGCTTAGGAAAGGAAACTATGAAGCTAGCTGCTGGATTTGGCGGAGGTATGGGCATAGAAAATACATGCGGAGCTCTAGCAGCATCAGTTATGGTATTAAGTAAGCTTTTTGTAGAAAACATAGCTAGTGAAAGTGATATAAAAGAAATAACTAGTGAGTTTTTAAATAGATATAAAAATGAAATGAAAAGTGTTGAATGTGCTTCACTGAAGAAGGACTACAAAAATGAGGAAAAGGGTTGCCATGATGTAATTATCAAAGCTGCAGAGATATTGGATGATATAGTAACTGAGAGAATGCAGGGATAA